The following coding sequences lie in one Brachionichthys hirsutus isolate HB-005 chromosome 15, CSIRO-AGI_Bhir_v1, whole genome shotgun sequence genomic window:
- the LOC137904991 gene encoding LOW QUALITY PROTEIN: arylsulfatase I-like (The sequence of the model RefSeq protein was modified relative to this genomic sequence to represent the inferred CDS: deleted 2 bases in 2 codons): MRAPAPALLSVLLCLDSLRARGSKANQSHEEEAGGEKKKRQPPHIVFVLTDDQGFNDIGYHNPTIRTPTLDKLAAEGVTLENYYVQPICTPSRSQLITGRYQIHTGLQHSIIRPSQPSCLPPGVATLPERLRQAGYSTHLVGKWHLGFYRKACLPTRKGFDSFFGSLTGSVNYYSYESCDGPGLCGYDLHDGEGVAWGQEGKYSTNLYTQRARKILETHDPAGKPLFLLLSLQAVHTPLQTPKSYIYPYRDMANVARRKFAAMVSTVDEAVRNVTYALRKYGFYRNSVIIFSTDNGAQPFTGGSNWPLRGRKGTYWEGGIRGVAFVHSPLLRRRRRVSKALLHITDWFPTLVGLAGGNVSQSPGLDGFDVWPTISEGKDSPRHEILHNIDPLHRPAVQPEGRHASTPDASGSKRKVPASKKPKKKKPKKKSAFKMAATKKSKPKLQPEPKLKKSKLSLEAKVDPEIHRPVLKSYYSGSPAGSATPRPKVPKRFRSKRTRNRVHPKPNRPLEPRQRPGRHQNTSRLETQQPSQAVWDTSVQASIRAGDWKLLTGYPGHGDWVPLQVLPTLSGRWWNLERDISSLHAPSTLKNIWLFNITADPCERQDLADQRPEVVRQLLGRLAFYNQTAVPVYFSPDDPRADPNRHGGAWVPWAEEEEDEEEKRHGVYKKNRSKKKKTKKKKKCRLCKLQAFFLKLNTGMMSNRI; encoded by the exons aTGCGGGCCCCGGCGCCGGCCCTGCTGAGCGTTCTCCTCTGCCTGGACTCCCTGCGCGCTCGCGGGTCCAAAGCCAACCAGAGCCACGAGGAAGAGGCCGGAggcgag aagaagaagaggcagccGCCGCACATCGTGTTCGTTCTCACG GACGACCAG GGCTTCAACGACATCGGCTACCACAACCCGACCATCAGGACCcccaccctggacaagctggcGGCGGAGGGCGTGACCCTGGAGAACTACTACGTCCAGCCCATCTGCACGCCGTCACGCAGCCAGCTGATCACCGGCAG GTACCAGATCCACACGGGGCTCCAACACTCCATCATCCGGCCCAGCCAGCCCAGCTGCCTGCCCCCGGGCGTGGCCACGCTGCCCGAGCGGCTCCGCCAGGCCGGATACTCCACCCACCTGGTGGGGAAGTGGCACCTGGGCTTCTACAG GAAGGCCTGCCTCCCCACCAGGAAGGGCTTCGACAGCTTCTTCGGCTCCTTGACGGGAAGCGTGAATTACTACAG CTACGAGTCCTGCGACGGCCCCGGTCTGTGTGGGTACGACCTCCACGACGGCGAGGGCGTGGCCTGGGGCCAGGAGGGGAAGTACTCCACCAACCTGTACACGCAGAGAGCCCGCAAGATCCTGGAGACCCACGACCCGGCCGGGAAGCCgctgttcctgctgctgtccCTCCAG GCCGTCCACACCCCTCTACAGACCCCCAAGTCCTACATCTACCCGTACCGGGACATGGCCAACGTCGCCCGGAGGAAGTTCGCCGCCATGGTGTCCACGGTGGACGAGGCGGTGCGGAACGTCACCTACGCCCTGAGGAAGTACGGATTCTACCGGAACAGCGTCATCATCTTCTCCACGGACAACGGCGCCCAGCCGTTCACGGGAGGAAGCAACTGGCCGCTGCGAGGCCGCAAG GGAACGTACTGGGAGGGAGGCATCCGAGGAGTGGCGTTCGTTCACAGCCCCCTGctgaggcggaggaggcgggtCTCCAAGGCTCTGCTGCACATCACGGACTGGTTCCCCACCCTGGTGGGCCTGGCGGGGGGGAACGTCAGCCAG AGTCCCGGCCTGGATGGTTTCGATGTTTGGCCCACCATCAGTGAAGGGAAGGACTCGCCCCGTCATGAGATCCTGCACAACATCGACCCGCTGCACCGGCCTGCGGTTCAGCCCGAGGGCCGGCACGCCTCCACGCCGGACGCCTCAG GAAGCAAACGGAAAGTTCCGGCCTCCaagaaaccaaagaagaagaaaccaaaGAAGAAATCAGCCTTCAAGATGGCGGCCACCAAGAAGTCGAAACCCAAACTTCAGCCTGAACCAAAGCTGAAGAAATCTAAACTCAGCCTCGAGGCCAAAGTGGACCCTGAGATCCACAGACCGGTCCTGAAGTCCTACTACAGCGGGTCTCCAGCGGGGTCGGCCACACCGCGCCCTAAAGTCCCCAAGCGGTTCAGATCGAAACGCACCCGGAACCGGGTGCACCCAAAACCCAACAGACCTCTGGAGCCCAGACAGAGACCGGGTCGGCACCAGAACACCTCCCGGCTGGAGACGCAGCAGCCGTCCCAGGCGGTGTGGGACACATCTGTCCAGGCGTCCATTAGAGCCGGCGACTGGAAGCTGCTGACGGGGTACCCGGGCCACGGGGACTGGGTCCCGCTTCAG GTTCTTCCCACCCTCTCCGGTCGCTGGTGGAACCTCGAGCGGGACATCTCGTCGCTGCACGCCCCCTCAACCCTGAAAAACATCTGGCTGTTCAACATCACGGCCGACCCGTGCGAGCGCCAGGACCTGGCGGACCAGAGACCGGAGGTGGTCCGGCAGCTGCTGGGCCGGCTCGCCTTCTACAACCAGACAGCGGTGCCGGTTTACTTCTCGCCCGACGACCCCCGAGCGGACCCCAACCGGCACGGCGGCGCCTGGGTACCCtgggcggaggaagaggaggacgaagaggagaaaCGCCACGGggtgtacaaaaaaaataggagcaagaagaagaagacgaagaagaagaagaagtgccGGCTGTGCAAGCTGCAGGCGTTCTTCCTGAAGCTGAACACTGGCATGATGTCCAATCGGATCTGA